The Sorangiineae bacterium MSr11954 DNA segment ATGGCGGCGGCGGTCGACAGGTTGATGGTGTGCGATCCGTCTCCCCCGGTTCCGCACGTGTCGAGCACCGTCCCGCCGCCGGTGACGTCGACGGTGGTCATGGTGGCCCGAAGCGCCTCGGCGGCCGCCACGATGATCTCCGACGTTTCGCCCGCGAGGCGAAGGGCGACCGCAAAGGCGCCCGTCTGCATCGGGGTCCACTCTCCGCGCAAAATGGCGTCGAAGGCGGCGCGCACGGTGACCGCATCCGGCTCACGGGCGGTGAGCCGCGCGAGCACCTCGGCGAAGGTGATCGGGCTCACGGCGCTCACGCTGTGCCCTGCGCGGCGGGAGCGTGTTCGCGGTGCGGGGCGAGGCGCGCGAGCCAGTTGGCCATGAGGCGCTTGCCCTCTCGGGTCAGGATGCTCTCGGGGTGGAACTGCACCCCTTCGATGGGGAGCGTGCGATGGCGCAAGCCCATGATTTCCCCTTCCTGCGTCCAGGCGGAAATCTCGAGCTCACCCGGAAACGAGGCGCGCTCGACCAGCAGCGAATGGTACCGTGTGGCCTCGAAAGGGGAGGGGAGTCCGGAAAAAACACCCCGTCCGTCGTGCACGATGGGGGACGTCTTGCCGTGCATGAGCCGCTCGGCGGAAACGACATGGCCACCAAAGGCTTGCCCGATCGCCTGGTGTCCAAGACACACACCGAGCAAGGGCATCGTACCGCCTCGTTGTTGGAGCTCGCGCACCACGTCGAGGCAGATGCCGGCCTCGTTCGGGGTGCATGGGCCGGGCGAGAGAAGGATCCCGTCGGATCCGGAGGCAAGGACATCGGCGGCCGCCATTTCGTCGTTTTTGACCACCCGCGTTTGCGCTCCGAGCTCGCCGAGGTATTGCACGAGGTTGAAGGTGAACGAGTCGTAGTTGTCGACGACGAGGACGCGCAGCGGCGGCGATGGCGCGGAGGAGGAACGCGGTGTGGAGCCGAAAAGAGTCCCCGAGGCAGTGGGGGCGGGCGCGGACATCGCGCACAAGGTGCACGCGAGCGTCCGCCATGTAAAGTGTGGAACGTTGACATTCAAGGTGAAGGGCACGTAACTTCTCGCGAAAGTCTCTGGCGAATGCAGGAGCCCGATGGCCGAAGAAAGAAAGCCTAAGATCGATCTGAAGGCGCGACTTGGAAAGGGCTCCGCAGGTGGGGGTGCAAATCCCACGGCCGGCGCCGCGATTCCGGTTCCCGTCCCCCAGCCTGACCAGGCGCCGCCGCCGGTCATGCCGCCGCCTCCGATGCCGGGCATCCCGGTCGGTTCACCGTCCCCGTTCGCGGTCGATCCGTCGAATCCCTTGGCCGCCGTGGCCGCTCCCTACCGTCCGCCGGCACCGCCGCAGCCCACGCGGATCGAGGTCGATGAGGCCACGGTCCAGCAGGCCCGCACCGGCGCGCGCAAGCAGGGGTTGCTGGTGGCCGCCGTGGCCGCGGTCGTCTTTTTGGGGGTCGGCTACATCGCAGGCCAAGCCGCGGAGAGCGGTGAAGGTCGCAACAAGAGCCGAAAAGACGCGTCCGAGCTCGCGAGCGATGTGGGCGCGGCCAAGACGAAGCTGCAGCAGCTGGCCGAGAAGCTCGAGGCCGGGCGCACGGCGCTCCTCAAGGATCGGAGCTACCCGTCGACCCTCGCGAAGGATCTCGGCGGCATCAACATCGACTTCGACGGGAGCAAGCTGGCGGGCCGGCGCTTCAGCGGTTTTCCGACCGACGTGACCTTCCAGCTCGTGGAGTTCGTGACCGCCGTGCAGGCGCTCAACGATCGCAAGCAGCTGGTGCAGGGGCTCCTCACGAAGCTGGAAAAGCCGCTCACCGACCAGCTCAAGGCCCCGCCGGGTCAGACGACCGTCAACTACGTGGTCGTCGTCGACAAGGATCCGGGCGGCAACAACTCCGCGATCCTCGCGCCCCTCACGGCGCCCATCCAGTTCACGCCGCCGAACCTGTCGCTCCCGGGCGAGTTCAATTTCACGAACCCGCTCACCGGCAGCGCGAGCAAGCTCGCCGCCTACAAGAGCGGCGACGTCTCGCGCGCTCCGGGCGCCATCTACGTGGTGCCAAAGACCTTCGACAAAGCCTGCCCCAGCGAAACCTCCGGGCAGACCGCGCAACTGGCCGCGCAGTTGGCCAACGCCATCCGCGATATCCGCGGCGAAAAAGGCGGCCCGCAAGACGTGGTCACCGACTCGAAGCCCGGCTTGCTCGAGCGCGCCGATCTTCTGGTCACGGGCCTGACCCAGCGCGTGGCGAAGTAGCCGGCCTCGAACGCGCCGAGCTAGGTCGGGATCGCTCGACCCATCACGCCGGCGCAAAGCCCCACACGAGATCGTGCGCGCTCGCCTCGTCGCGAGCCGCGCCGATCCGCGTGTAGCCGCGGGCGAGAAGGGCGGATGCGCGGAGGCTGCGGGCCACGGGTTCGGTTCGGCGGATGCTGTGGAGAAACCGAGCTACGAGGCCGGCTTGGGCGGGGGCTTCCCCCAAGACGATCACGAGGCTGCCGGCGGGCAAGCTCTCGGGTGCGGGGAGCGCGTCGGCAATTTGCTTGGTGCAGTCGAGAAATGCGCGGCCGGTGAGGGGGCCGAGCTCGATGGCCACCGCCGGCGCCGCCGGATCGTCGGACCACGCGGGAAGGCCGAACGGAACGCGGGGGACGGCGGTGCTCGCCGCGCCGGGGCGGCGAAGATGGATGGCGCGTGGCGTTGGGGGGAGCGGGCGTTGCGCGGTCATCGGGTACGCTTGCCTAGCACGGGTCCGCCGCGTAGAAGAGAGAGCGACGATGGCCACGCGCAAGGCGGTCCGCTCGAAGCCGAAAACGAGCACACGCGTCAATCCGGCGCTGGAGGCGGCCCTCACGGAGCTGCGGGAGAACGACCGGCTCCAGGCCGAGCGGCTGGCCGCCCTTTCGGGCACGGTGGCCACGCTCGCGGACACCGTTCGAGCGCAAGGGATCGAGTTTCGCGAGGAGATGAAGTCCCAACGCGAGGAGATGCGCTCCCAACGCGAAGGGATGTCCTCCTTTCGCGAGGAGATGAAGTCCCAACGCGAGGAGATGTCCTCCTTCCGCGAGGAGATGCGCTTCCTGGGGGTGCGCTTCGAGCAATTGCAGTCGCAAGTCGCGACCATGCTCGAGGGGATGCTGGCCGGATTTGCGCGGCTCGATGCCAAGATCGACGCCGTGGAGGCGCGGTTGTTGGAGCGCATCGGCGTCCTCGAAGAGGTCGTGCGCCAGAACTCGGCGGACATCCGCCAAAATTCGGCCGACATCCGCCAGAACTCGGCGGACATTCGCCAAAACTCGGACGACATCCGCCAGAACGCGGCCGACATCCGCAGGCTCGACCAACGGATCGACTCACTGCAGGAAGAGGTGGCACGCCTGCGCCACGATTTCGAGCATCGGAAGGAGCACGAGCGCTTCGACGTCCTGGAACGTCGGGTCGCCGCGCTGGAGGCGCGCCTGGGAATGCCCTCGTAAGCTATTCGCTCGAAATCGTTCGCAGCCCTGGTTTCGCAGCCCTAGCAGCCCATCGATGCTCCGCGCGTTCCTCGCTGGAGGCGCGCCTGCGAATGCCCTCGTAAGCCGTTCGCTCGAAATCGTTCGCAGCCCTGGTTTCGCAGCCCTAGCAGCCCATCGATGCTCTGCGCGTTCCTCGCTGGAGGCGTACTCGGAATGGCCTCGCAAGCCATTCGCTCGAAATCGTTCGCAGCCCCTGGTTCGCAACCCTGGCAGCTTATCGATGCTCTGCGCGTTCCTTCCGGCTTGGTAGCGCAGGGATCCCCCTCGGCCCCCCTCGCGATCGGCCCATGCCGCCCGCTGGCAGCGATCGCCCTCGTACGCATCGAGCAGACCGCCGCGCCGGCGAGGGGCCGCGCACCCCACGGCGCCCGCTCGGCTAGGATGGAGGCGCCGAGGCCGCGGGCCGCGCGCTCATTTCAATCGGCACGATCTCGACCTTGACGACGCGCGTTTTGTCGGCCTCGCGAACAATCAACTTGAGCCCATCGACCGTGAGGGTGGCCCCCACCTCCGGCACCCGCCCCGCGCGGTGCACAATCAACCCGCCCAGGGACTCGAACTCCCCATCGGCCGGGATATTGCGACCCAGGCGCGCCGAGAGATCGGCCAGCGGCACGGCTGCATCGGCGACCAAACGCCCCTCGCCGAGCTCCTGGATTTGCGTCTCGGTGTCGTATTCGTCGTGAATTTCGCCCACGATTTCTTCGATGATGTCCTCGAGGGTCACCAGCCCCGAGGTGCCGCCGAACTCGTCGCTCACGATGGCCATGTGCAGCCGCCGCGCGCGCATCTCGCGCAGCATGCTCAAGATCGACTGCGTCTCGATCACGAAGAGCACCGGGGAGCGCGCGATGTCCGAGAGCTTGGTGGTGTGCACCTTCTTCTCTTTCACCACCGCGAACAGATCCTTCGCGTAGAGGAGGCCGACCACGTTGTCGAGCGTCTCGCGGTAGACCGGGTAGCGCGAGTGCCCGTCGGCCGCGACCAGCGCCACCACCCGCTCGAGCGACGTCGACACCTCGATGGCCGAGATGCGCCTGCGCGGGACCATCACCTCGCGCGCCGTGAGATCTTTGAACTCCAGCACGTTGCGGATCATCTCCGCCGGCTCGTTGGCGATGGCGCCGGTGCGCTCGCCCTCCATCACCACCCACTGCACCTCGGTCTCCGCTCGGCGCGCGTCGATTTCGCTCTTCTTCTTCTCGAAGCGGTTGCCGATGAATCGCCCGAAGGCCGCCAGCGGATCGGCCAGCGGGACCAGAACGAGCTCGAGCGGGCGCAGAAAGCGCAGGGCAAGCGTCCCAAGGACCTCCGGCCGCCGTCGCGCTGCGTTGAGGAGGCCCGCGGAGAGGGTGCCGTAGGTCGACACCGCGCACAGTACCGCCGCAACGGTTTCCAGAGCGGGTGAAGCCCCGATGGATGTGGCGACGAAGACCGACTCCGCGACCCGGCTGTAGAGCACCGCCGCCACGCTGATGGCGATGATGCGCCCGACCAGCCAGCGCGAGAGCACCACGTGCCGGTTTTGCACATAGCGGCGGAAGGCGTCGCCCACGACCCCGGGCTGCTCGCTCAGCGACTGCAGATGCGCCGCGGGAATGGCAGCCAGGGCTCCATCGGCGGTCGCGAACAGCGAACCGACCGCCGACGAGATGATCCCCGCGATGATCCAGGTAACGGACTGTCCTGGATTAATCATTCCAAGGCTATCCTACACGAAATCCATCGATCGCGGCCCATGCTCGCGGGCTCGGGTCCCAGCTGAGTCGGTGGTCGCCGACCGAAAGGTCCTTCCTCAGCCCGCTTCAAGCACACGAAGCACATTCCGTCGCAAAATTTTGCCGATGACCCGCTCGTGCACCCCGGCGGCGAGCAGCGCTTCGGTAAGGAGTGGAAGACCGGTGGGATCCTTCAAGGGCGAGGTGGGAACGATGAACCCATCCCAGTCGCTTCCCAGCGCCGGCACGTCCTCGCCCACCACATCGAGGATGTGGAGCATGTGTTTGACCACCGGCTCCAAGCCGTTCCCGCCCAGGTAGCGCGGATAGAAGATCACCCCCACGCACCCGCCTTTGTCGGCCACCGCGCGCAGCTGAGCATCGTCGATGTTGCGCCAGTGATCGAACACGCCGAGGACACCGGTGTGGCTCACGATGGGCGGCCGGGTGGCCATCGCGCACGCATCGAGAAAGCCGCGTCGATTGATGTGGGCGAGATCGACCAGCACCGATGCGTCCTCGCAGCGGGCCACCAGATCGCGTCCCCACGCGGTGAGCCCGCGCTCATCGTCGCGCCCTCGCCCATAGGCCGGAAAGCCCGCCTCGTTGGCGCTGAAGTGGAGCAGCCCCATGTAGCGCACCCCCCGCCGCGCAAAGTGGGCGACTCGGTCGAGATCGCCTTCGAGCGCATGGGCGCCCTCGATGCCGAGCAGGGCCGCGACTTGGCCCTCGTCCTCGCACGCGCGAATCTCGTCCGCCCGTTTCACCAAACGAAGGGCCCGCGGTCGCCGTTCGATGGCCTCCACCAGCGCGTCGATCTGCTCGTCCACCGCCCGCGCGAGCCCGGCGCCGCGCTCGCGCAGCGGCAGGGAAACCA contains these protein-coding regions:
- a CDS encoding aminodeoxychorismate/anthranilate synthase component II: MRVLVVDNYDSFTFNLVQYLGELGAQTRVVKNDEMAAADVLASGSDGILLSPGPCTPNEAGICLDVVRELQQRGGTMPLLGVCLGHQAIGQAFGGHVVSAERLMHGKTSPIVHDGRGVFSGLPSPFEATRYHSLLVERASFPGELEISAWTQEGEIMGLRHRTLPIEGVQFHPESILTREGKRLMANWLARLAPHREHAPAAQGTA
- a CDS encoding hemolysin family protein; this translates as MINPGQSVTWIIAGIISSAVGSLFATADGALAAIPAAHLQSLSEQPGVVGDAFRRYVQNRHVVLSRWLVGRIIAISVAAVLYSRVAESVFVATSIGASPALETVAAVLCAVSTYGTLSAGLLNAARRRPEVLGTLALRFLRPLELVLVPLADPLAAFGRFIGNRFEKKKSEIDARRAETEVQWVVMEGERTGAIANEPAEMIRNVLEFKDLTAREVMVPRRRISAIEVSTSLERVVALVAADGHSRYPVYRETLDNVVGLLYAKDLFAVVKEKKVHTTKLSDIARSPVLFVIETQSILSMLREMRARRLHMAIVSDEFGGTSGLVTLEDIIEEIVGEIHDEYDTETQIQELGEGRLVADAAVPLADLSARLGRNIPADGEFESLGGLIVHRAGRVPEVGATLTVDGLKLIVREADKTRVVKVEIVPIEMSARPAASAPPS
- a CDS encoding dipeptidase, whose translation is MMVSDEAKAVHAAYPAVDLHADTLMWTRWLGYDLHARHTPPLPWAALGGHVDIPRMREGGMAAQFFSLVSLPLRERGAGLARAVDEQIDALVEAIERRPRALRLVKRADEIRACEDEGQVAALLGIEGAHALEGDLDRVAHFARRGVRYMGLLHFSANEAGFPAYGRGRDDERGLTAWGRDLVARCEDASVLVDLAHINRRGFLDACAMATRPPIVSHTGVLGVFDHWRNIDDAQLRAVADKGGCVGVIFYPRYLGGNGLEPVVKHMLHILDVVGEDVPALGSDWDGFIVPTSPLKDPTGLPLLTEALLAAGVHERVIGKILRRNVLRVLEAG